The Pseudoalteromonas spongiae UST010723-006 genome window below encodes:
- a CDS encoding 3-hydroxybutyrate dehydrogenase, protein MNKHILITGGASGIGLGIAEALADSDTLITVTDLNQEAALKAAKKLSSKGYHALGVALNVTDEAAIIQLLSELPAPVDVLINNAGIQHVAALEEFPQNQWRLLVDVMLTGTALMTKAVLPSMRERNFGRVINIGSIHSLVASRFKSAYVAAKHGLVGFSKVMALETAEHDITINTICPAYVKTPLVEKQIADQAKNHGISEQQVIEQIMLAPMPKKSFIDIAEIAHTVRFLMAKEACNITGQTLALDGGWTAQ, encoded by the coding sequence ATGAATAAACATATTTTGATCACCGGCGGTGCCAGTGGCATTGGTTTGGGCATTGCAGAAGCACTTGCCGATAGCGACACCTTAATTACCGTGACGGATTTAAACCAAGAGGCTGCGCTTAAGGCGGCAAAAAAACTCAGTAGCAAAGGTTATCACGCGCTGGGTGTCGCACTAAATGTGACCGACGAAGCTGCGATTATTCAGCTACTTAGCGAGCTGCCTGCACCGGTTGATGTGTTAATTAATAATGCAGGTATTCAACATGTTGCGGCGCTTGAAGAGTTTCCGCAAAACCAATGGCGTTTGCTGGTGGATGTGATGCTTACTGGCACAGCACTAATGACCAAAGCGGTATTACCAAGTATGCGCGAGCGCAATTTTGGCCGCGTGATTAATATTGGCTCAATTCATAGCTTAGTGGCATCGCGTTTTAAGTCAGCCTATGTGGCGGCAAAGCATGGTTTAGTGGGCTTTTCCAAAGTGATGGCATTAGAAACCGCCGAGCACGACATTACTATTAACACCATTTGCCCAGCGTATGTAAAAACCCCACTGGTTGAAAAGCAAATTGCCGATCAGGCAAAAAACCATGGCATTAGCGAGCAACAAGTGATTGAGCAAATTATGCTCGCACCTATGCCAAAAAAATCATTTATCGACATTGCAGAAATCGCCCACACAGTGCGTTTTTTAATGGCGAAAGAGGCATGCAATATTACCGGGCAAACCTTGGCGCTAGATGGCGGCTGGACCGCACAATAG